In the genome of Mastomys coucha isolate ucsf_1 unplaced genomic scaffold, UCSF_Mcou_1 pScaffold21, whole genome shotgun sequence, the window atttctttattttattttattttttaaaaaaatctctccttTTAAACAAATCCCCCCAAATCCTTCtggtatttttccttttaaaagtctAGAAAACCACAGTTCATGTGACTCAGAGACAGTGTCTGCTCACCAGGCTTTGAGTCACAGCTGCCATGTTTTGAGCAGTTCAGGGAGTTACAGTTCAGTGAACTCTGTGAGCTGGGTTTGAAGCAAGGGCACATATACAATTTTTAGGTACAACATTTTAATAGGAAAAGAATCAGGCAGGGCCTGAGCCAAAATTTAGATCCAACTAATTATTGCTGGCCACCACACATCAGGCAGACAGCCAGGTGCCTTTTGCATATGTTAGCTAATCCAATTTAGtccttaaaaaaaacaatttcaggTGATTCTTATCATTCTTCATTTAACTATATAGAAAGTATGCAAAAAAAAATGATCTGCTCGAAAGCCATTAACTAGTAACTAATAGGTGTGTCTTCATTCAGTCACTCGAAGATGCAAAAGCATAACACAATATCATCATAGGGACTGAGACCACATTTATCAGGCAGGGCTGTGGGGTGCATGAAAGGTGAGACTTCCAAAGGAAGGAGGTTGAAGTTTATTAGGTAGGGAAAGATCTAAAACGGCATTAGCAGAAGCAAGAAGCATTCCTCAGAAACATTGATCCACTTGCTATTGCAGCCTAGGATGAATAGAAATGAGGTGTTTGGAGGCCTGTAGATGCGTTGGGAGAAAGCTGTGAAAACTCAGATAGGCCTGAGTGAGCACGGAGGTTGGCAgtggaaacaaaaaaacaatcctACTTCTCCTCTCCAGACCCAGTGGGCATTGCAGCCTGGAGTTGGCATTCTCTCTACATAGAGAGCATCTTTTTATTGTAAGTTTCTTAAGGACATGTTCTCAGGGAACTCTTTCATATTCAGAAGCATGCAACTACCTCAGTATGGAATGCACAGTTTCTCTCTaagaaacagaacacacacacacacacacacacacagagagagagagagagagagagagagagagagagagagagagagagagagagagagagagagagaagagaatgcaTGCCTCTTCCCTATCACTTCTTGGGCATGGTGTTTGATCAATGAGATGCCACTCTTTTGAATGTGGCTATTTGGGTATCAGAAAGAGAAGGGATTCTGAGCAATCTTCCTGACAATATCCAGATAAGATCACAACTGTGCAGGCACAACCCAGATGGACAGGTGAAAAGACGGAGCCTGCAGGCTCCTCTGGAAGGCCTGAGCTCTAGATCTCAGTTTTCAGTCttagttgtggtggtttgtatgagctcagggaatggtactattaggagttatctccttgttggagtaggtgtgaccttgttggaggaagtatatcacagTGGGGGTGGGccttaagaccctcctcctagccacttGGGAGCCAGTCtactcctgtctgcctttggagcaagaggtagaactctctgctcttccagcccCTTGTCTGtctgatgctgccatgcttcccaccttgttGATAatagactgagcctctgaacctgtaagccagccccagttaaatgatgTCCTTTATGAAAGTTGCCTAGGTCATAGTGTGTCTTCACAGTCAAGGAAACCCTCACGAAGAGAGTTGTGTATTCAGATTTTCAGTGAGTAGACTGATCCTTCAGGGAAAGTCTGCAGTTTTCAATTGTTTGGAGTCGATTTAAACATTTTCCCATCTTCCTGCTGCTGCATGCCAGATATCTGCCATCAGCTTGCCCTTTCTGGGCTACATTTTAACaccattttatgaaaaaaaatttccaagtctGAGAACACAGCTTTAGTAAAAACTGCCCATAGAGCAGGTCTGCGTTGAGTGCTGAGGAGCCTGGAGGTTCTGAGAACTGGGGGTCAAGAGCAGGAAGGCTCTGGCTTCAGCACCCTAGTGCCCTAGCTAGGAAAAGGAGTCCCACCCAAGCAGCAACACCAGCAGACACCCAGACTTCCTGGCCGATGTTCTGAAAGCTGCACTTGGAGGTGAAGGAGGGGTGGATGAAGTGGCATTTCTGGCAGCTTTAGCTGGCCCTTCCCATTAACATTACAGTAATGCAGTTGTGTggtggttgaaaaaaaaaagcatcgcTAGTTACAGGGGGTGATTTACAGGACACCAGACTCCGTATTTCAGAGTCTCCTGTGTACcataaaaaatgtattataaagGAATAATCTTTATCTGAACCGAAGCTGCCGTGTGGAAGACTCGTGTCCAGCTGAGAGCAGCAGTGAGCTTTTGTTCACCCAGGGAAAAGTCCCTGGTCTTCGTCATATTTgattaacatttttcttctctttggcaCTAGGTATCTTGTTAATATTTAGacattatatacattttctttcaacTATTGTTCCCATTATGAGATAGAATAGAACAGGAGAAGCCAGCCTCTGCAGCAGAAGAGGGGATAGTGTGGGTACCCAGCTAGCTGTGCCTAGCAGGGTAGAGCACACTAGTGCCAGACCCAGTACTCACGAAGGGTTCCTGAGAATGTTTCCCTAGATGGCCTGTCCCCCAATTCTAGCTTCCAACTTCCCCTTTTCTTTAGTTAAAGGCTACAACAAACCAGTCCACTTTAGAATCTCGCAAAACCTTCTGATACCACGGAGTGAGAGGAGGGATGGAAATCTCTCTGCGAAGCACAGGCACCTAAAATATTCAGTGAAGTGACACGCAGACATCCCTCTGCTTATTCGGTGTTTGGAGGGATGAGGACCCCAGTCTGTGTCAGCCCAGAGAACCCCAAGCTCCCTTAGCTCGCAGTGCCTCCCACAGGGCACAGGTGGGTGCACCTGTGGTTAAAGGGACCAGGTAGGGGACAGCGCCATCTCCCAGCAGAAAGTACAGTCTCTAGGTGATGAGGCAGGGGCAAAAGCTTTTAGTCTGGGAAACCTTGGGGTCTGTGTCAAAGCTCCACCCATCAGGAGCCTCAAAGATAAAGCTGGAGAGGTGgaagttggggtgggggaaagaacTGCATCAGAAAACAAGCCAGGACCGAGGCTAGGAAAGAGACAGTCAGAAATGGGCTGAGTTTTCTCAGAGTCCCACCGGAGGAGACCTGGGGGAACTTGTCACTGCTAGGCTCGCAGCTTCCCCAGCGCACCACGGCCCGGGCCAGCTCTGGGCTACAATTCCCTCCAAGAGTCTTGAGAGAAGGTTGGCGAGCGCGAACACCTCCGACTCCCGTGGGAGCGCAGCGCCAGGGCGGGGCGGGGTCCTCCGCGCGCGCTTGGCGGTGGCTGGTGGGGCCAGGATCTCCGCTCTCCCGGGCGCCCCAGCCTTGGCGCACGCCTCCGCTTTCGCGCACCCCCTCCGCAGGCACGCGCGAGGCGAACCCCTCCTTCCCCGGGCGGCGGCGGGCACGCGCCCGGCCCCCTCGCCTCCGCCCCTCGGCGCCCGTCCTCTCTCCCGGCAGAAAGTTAGCAGCAGGGAAGGAACTCGGGGCTGCGGGAGCGGTAGCAGCAGCAGTGCGGGGAGAGCGGGGCGCTGCGCACGGAGCAGGTGCCGCCGCGACTGGGCGCCCCCCTCGGGCTCCTGGCCTGAGGTTGAGGGGGGCGGCGGGGTTCGCGAGGGGAGGGGGCCATGCGGCCGGGCTTGTCCCCGGCGCAGCGGGACGGCAGCCAGGGCCGGGGGCGCAGCGGCGTCGCTCCATGCAGCCGGGGCGGctgggcggcggcggcggcggcggcgggggcggcggcTGAAATCATGTCCGGGCAGCGCCgggggccgccgccgccgcgagCCGGGAGCCGCGATGGCCCGGTGGCCCGcaccgcctccgcctccgccgccgccgccgccgctcgcCGCGCCGCCGCTGCTGCCCGGCGCCTCCACTAAAGGGCCGCCGGCGCGCAAGCTGCTCTTCATGTGCACCCTGTCCCTGTCCGTCACCTACCTGTGCTACAGCCTGCTGGGCGGCTCGGGTTCGCTGCAGTTCCCGCTGGCGCTGCAGGAGCCCCCGGGATCCGCCGCGGAGTCCCCGCCGAGCCTGCCGCCTCCCTCGCTGCCACCTCCCCGTGTGCGCTCCGGCGCCTCCTCGCCGCCGCCGGACAACGCGAGCCGCGGGCCACCGCCCGAGCCCCCCGAGCGCTTCACGACACCCGCGGCCGACGGCTGGGGACTGGCGAGCGGCGGCGGTGCTCGGGACGCCTGGCCCAGGAGCCCGCCTGCCCCCGGAGACGCGGTCACGGAGCAGGACGCACTGTTGGGGCGCGGGGCGCAGGAGCCGAGCGCCGCCGAGGAGCTGGAAGGCCGGAGGGCGGCCAACGGGAGTGCGGAACGGGGCCCCGCCAGCACCCCTGATTATGGGGAGAAGAAGCTGCCCCAGGCGCTGATCATCGGGGTCAAGAAAGGAGGGACACGCGCGCTGCTGGAGGCTATCCGAGTCCACCCAGACGTAAGGGCAGTGGGAGTAGAGCCGCACTTCTTCGACAGGAACTACGAGAAGGGGCTGGAGTGGTACAGGTAGGAGGCTGCCGCGGAGTGCGGGACTCGTGAGGGGTCCTGTGAGCCCATAGCCCGTGCATCCAGGGGAGGGCAGTGGGAGCCCTGGCCTGGTTGCGCAGAGTCCTGGTGCGGAGGAGAGAACAGGACTCCAGCTAAAAGATCACTTAATttcagggaaaggggaggagcaGGTGCCTTGGGGAACTACCAGGCTCCAGA includes:
- the Hs3st4 gene encoding heparan sulfate glucosamine 3-O-sulfotransferase 4 isoform X1; translation: MARWPAPPPPPPPPPPLAAPPLLPGASTKGPPARKLLFMCTLSLSVTYLCYSLLGGSGSLQFPLALQEPPGSAAESPPSLPPPSLPPPRVRSGASSPPPDNASRGPPPEPPERFTTPAADGWGLASGGGARDAWPRSPPAPGDAVTEQDALLGRGAQEPSAAEELEGRRAANGSAERGPASTPDYGEKKLPQALIIGVKKGGTRALLEAIRVHPDVRAVGVEPHFFDRNYEKGLEWYRNVMPKTLDGQITMEKTPSYFVTNEAPKRIHSMAKDIKLIVVVRNPVTRAISDYTQTLSKKPEIPTFEVLAFKNRTLGLIDASWSAIRIGIYALHLENWLQYFPLSQILFVSGERLIVDPAGEMAKVQDFLGLKRVVTEKHFYFNKTKGFPCLKKPEDSSAPRCLGKSKGRTHPRIDPDVIHRLRKFYKPFNMMFYQMTGQNFQWEQEEGDK